The following proteins are co-located in the Thermoplasmata archaeon genome:
- a CDS encoding V-type ATP synthase subunit D, which yields MVNLDIRPTRIELIKTTRRIKFAKRGLDLLKMKRSSLVMEFFAISRTVKGMRENLRNDILEAMERLKMAEILHGAMAIELIAYMTSESKVSVNSKNVMGVRIPELKISDQKTVLSNVYRATSVPVSINDAINKFEKVYNQLLDIAEKENSMRKLLYEIDKTKRRANAIENVLIPSLVDTAKYIRMRLDEIERDTFITLKTIKKKMVEKQSVEAGD from the coding sequence ATGGTAAATCTAGATATAAGGCCAACAAGAATCGAGCTCATTAAGACGACTAGAAGAATCAAATTTGCAAAGCGAGGCCTGGACTTATTAAAAATGAAAAGATCGTCATTGGTAATGGAGTTTTTCGCAATAAGCAGGACTGTAAAAGGTATGCGTGAGAATCTTCGAAATGATATTTTGGAGGCAATGGAAAGGCTCAAGATGGCAGAAATACTTCATGGAGCGATGGCCATAGAGCTTATTGCGTATATGACCTCAGAATCCAAAGTTTCGGTTAATTCTAAAAATGTGATGGGTGTGCGAATTCCTGAGCTGAAGATTAGCGACCAGAAAACAGTATTGTCCAACGTATACAGAGCTACATCTGTGCCGGTATCCATTAACGATGCCATAAATAAATTTGAGAAAGTGTACAATCAGCTACTGGACATAGCTGAAAAAGAGAATTCCATGCGCAAGTTATTGTACGAAATAGACAAAACCAAGCGCAGGGCCAACGCAATTGAAAACGTTTTGATTCCAAGCCTAGTAGATACTGCAAAATATATAAGAATGAGGCTTGATGAGATTGAGAGAGACACATTTATAACCTTAAAAACCATTAAAAAGAAGATGGTCGAAAAACAGAGCGTTGAGGCTGGTGATTAA